The following coding sequences lie in one Notolabrus celidotus isolate fNotCel1 chromosome 6, fNotCel1.pri, whole genome shotgun sequence genomic window:
- the LOC117814638 gene encoding homeodomain-interacting protein kinase 1-like has protein sequence MSQSSASARRLSADKDCVVKPNDIINSSTTCYLVQDFVGKGCFGKVAKSVNLFTAKDVALKIVTSEDSRASKRELKMLQAIRGLDPVKTNVVDFFETFEHRGLTCLAFEKLDRDLFQLLMDRHAKPLSLTEIRPIAHQLLTAFDALRGIGVIHADLKLDNIMLVNHQNQPFRVKLIDFGLSLHTSEVRPGQVAQAIGYRAPEVILGLPFTEAIDMWSLGCVLVVLYLSCHLFGSCCEYQQMRNIVDVIGQPADHLLDAGSFTHKFFNLNWHNDNPKWWLKTPMEYKLTTGIEPKECERALNHLDEIVTIFPDMMELMELEDQIAFLSLLKCLLQTDHEQRISPDKALKHPFISMVHLQEELDTSMYVEDSFEKMNLSQTDDSNEELTFHIVVEEELKAGETPACLQADAAGSASPGSCKDTSDVATAKGGAKDASAEDQSAAAQADSEENKEELRSPADGSTVKEETAEVKKSSLRRIRKFFSRAFRTVFRIKKRT, from the exons ATGTCTCAGAGTTCAGCCTCAGCCCGCCGTCTGTCGGCTGATAAAGACTGTGTGGTGAAACCGAACGACATCATCAACAGCAGCACCACTTGTTACCTCGTCCAGGACTTTGTTGGCAAAGGATGCTTCGGCAAAGTTGCCAAGTCTGTGAACTTATTCACAGCAAAGGACGTAGCTCTTAAGATCGTAACATCTGAGGACAGCAGAGCCTCAAAAAGAGAG CTCAAAATGCTCCAGGCTATCCGTGGTCTTGACCCAGTCAAGACAAATGTGGTTGACTTCTTTGAGACGTTTGAGCACAGAGGTCTGACCTGTCTGGCTTTTGAGAAGCTGGACAGAGACCTGTTCCAGCTTTTGATGGACAGACATGCGAAGCCTCTTTCACTCACTGAGATAAGACCAATTGCACATCAG CTGCTGACAGCTTTTGATGCTCTCAGAGGAATTGGTGTCATTCATGCTGACCTGAAGTTGGATAACATCATGCTGGTGAACCATCAGAACCAGCCCTTCAGAGTTAAGCTCATTGATTTTGGTCTGTCACTTCACACGAGTGAAGTGAGGCCGGGTCAGGTGGCACAGGCTATCGGTTACAG AGCACCCGAAGTCATCCTAGGCCTCCCCTTCACAGAGGCAATAGACATGTGGAGTCTAGGTTGTGTCCTTGTGGTGCTGTACCTCTCCTGTCACCTGTTTGGGTCATGCTGTGAGTACCAgcag ATGAGGAACATCGTTGATGTCATCGGTCAGCCAGCTGACCACCTCCTCGATGCTGGCAGCTTCACCCACAAGTTCTTCAATCTGAACTGGCATAATGACAACCCAAAGTGGTGGCTTAAG ACTCCAATGGAGTACAAACTGACCACTGGCATTGAGCCCAAAGAATGTGAGAGGGCTCTCAATCATCTGGATGAGATTGTTACA ATCTTTCCAGACATGATGGAGTTAATGGAGCTAGAGGATCAGATAGCTTTCCTGAGCCTCTTAAAGTGTCTCCTTCAGACTGACCATGAGCAGAGGATCAGTCCTGACAAGGCCCTGAAGCACCCCTTCATTTCAATGGTGCACCtacaggaggagctggacacCAGCATGTA TGTTGAAGATTCATTTGAAAAAATGAACCTCAGCCAGACGGATGACTCCAATGAGGAGCTGACATTTCACATTGTAGTTGAGGAAGAGCTGAAAGCTGGAGAAACTCCGGCCTGTCTTCAAGCAGATGCTGCAGGATCAGCCTCCCCTGGCTCCTGTAAAGACACATCTGATGTTGCAACAGCAAAAGGAGGCGCTAAAGATGCCTCAGCTGAGGACCAATCAGCTGCAGCACAGGCAGACAGTGAGGAGAACAAGGAGGAGCTGAGGTCGCCGGCTGATGGGTCCACAGTTAAAGAGGAGACTGCTGAGGTGAAGAAGAGCTCACTGAGAAGAATCAGGAAGTTCTTCAGCCGGGCCTTTAGGACTGTGTTTAGGATAAAAAAGAGAACCTAG
- the LOC117814711 gene encoding homeodomain-interacting protein kinase 1-like, producing the protein MSQSSASTRRLSADKDCVVKPNDIVNSSTTCYLVQDFVGKGCFGKVAKSVNLFTAKDVALKIVTSEDSRASKRELKMLQAIRGLDPVKTNVVEFFETFEHRGLTCLAFEKLDRDMFQLLMDRHAKPLSLTEIRPIAHQLLTAFDALRGIGVIHADLKLDNIMLVNHQNQPFRVKLIDFGLSLHTSEVRPGLVAQAIGYRAPEVILGLPFTEAIDMWSLGCVLVVLYLSCHLFGSCCEYQQMRNIIDVIGQPADHLLDAGSFTHKFFNLNWHNDNPKWRLKTPMEYKLTTGIEPKECERALNHLDEIVTIFPDMMELMELEDQIAFLSLLKCLLQTDHEQRISPDKALKHPFISMVHLQEELDTSMYVEDSFEKMNLSQTDDSNEELTFQIVVEEELKTGETPACLQADAAGSASPGSCNDTSDVATSKGGAKDASAEDQSAAAQADSEENKEELRSPTDGSTVKEETAEVKKSSLRRFRKFFSRAFRTVFRIKKRT; encoded by the exons ATGTCTCAGAGTTCAGCCTCAACCCGCCGTCTGTCGGCTGATAAAGACTGTGTGGTGAAACCGAACGACATCGTCAACAGCAGCACCACTTGTTACCTCGTCCAGGACTTTGTTGGCAAAGGATGCTTCGGCAAAGTTGCCAAGTCCGTGAACTTATTCACAGCAAAGGACGTAGCTCTTAAGATCGTAACATCTGAGGACAGCAGAGCCTCAAAAAGAGAG CTCAAAATGCTCCAGGCTATCCGTGGTCTTGACCCAGTCAAGACAAATGTGGTTGAGTTCTTTGAGACGTTTGAGCACAGAGGTCTGACCTGTCTGGCTTTTGAGAAGCTGGACAGAGACATGTTCCAGCTTTTGATGGACAGACATGCGAAGCCTCTGTCACTCACTGAGATAAGACCAATTGCACATCAG CTGCTGACAGCTTTTGATGCTCTCAGAGGAATTGGTGTCATTCATGCTGACCTGAAGTTGGATAACATCATGCTGGTGAACCATCAGAACCAGCCCTTCAGAGTTAAGCTCATTGATTTTGGTCTGTCACTTCACACCAGTGAAGTGAGGCCGGGTCTGGTGGCACAGGCTATCGGGTACAG AGCACCCGAAGTCATCCTGGGCCTCCCCTTCACAGAAGCAATAGACATGTGGAGTCTGGGTTGTGTCCTTGTGGTGCTGTACCTCTCCTGTCACCTGTTTGGGTCATGCTGTGAGTACCAgcag ATGAGGAACATCATTGATGTCATCGGTCAGCCAGCTGACCACCTCCTTGATGCTGGCAGCTTCACCCACAAGTTCTTCAATCTGAACTGGCATAATGACAACCCAAAGTGGCGGCTTAAG ACTCCAATGGAGTACAAACTGACCACTGGCATTGAGCCCAAAGAATGTGAGAGGGCTCTCAATCACCTGGATGAGATTGTTACA ATCTTTCCAGACATGATGGAGTTAATGGAGCTAGAGGATCAGATCGCTTTCCTGAGCCTCTTAAAGTGTCTCCTTCAGACTGACCATGAGCAGAGGATCAGTCCTGACAAGGCCCTGAAGCACCCCTTCATTTCAATGGTGCACCtacaggaggagctggacacCAGCATGTA TGTTGAAGATTCATTTGAAAAAATGAACCTCAGCCAGACGGATGACTCCAATGAGGAGCTGACATTTCAAATTGTAGTTGAAGAAGAGCTGAAAACTGGAGAAACTCCGGCCTGTCTTCAAGCAGATGCTGCAGGATCAGCCTCCCCTGGCTCCTGTAATGACACGTCTGATGTTGCAACAAGTAAAGGAGGCGCTAAAGATGCCTCAGCTGAGGACCAATCAGCTGCAGCACAGGCAGACAGTGAGGAGAACAAGGAGGAGCTGAGGTCGCCCACTGATGGGTCCACAGTTAAAGAGGAGACTGCTGAGGTGAAGAAGAGCTCACTGAGAAGATTCAGAAAGTTCTTCAGCCGGGCCTTTAGGACTGTGTTTAGGATAAAAAAGAGAACCTAG